The DNA segment TAGGTGTTTGTCAGAAAAAGCTCAAAAAACAGCTTTTGCAAAATTAGTGATGAAGTTTGCACTGGCTCCAAATTAGGCTGAAGGGTTTGCAGAGGGTTGTTATCAGTCCTTTTTGGAAATTGAGAACCTTTTCCTGTCTATGTCTTCATTTAATTGTCTCCTCAGGCTTCCATTGTGTGAAATGATTGCTTCACCTTCATGTCCTTAAAATCATAGGATTGTACTTGGCCATTCAAGGCTCAACATGGTCCACAGGAGTTAATTTTCACCTGATTTATTCGACAGTCCTTTCCTTTAAGATGTATGAGGGGATCAAAGTGGAGAGAAGACATGAGTGAGACAATACACTCCAGTCTGCGAATGGTCAAGTTGGAATGTAGTGAGAGATGGAGGCttatgaaagaaaagagaaatgcCTTGGTGCAGTTTTTAGACAGGAGCTCTCTTTTTTCTGCAATAACAGTGTAATTGGCCAATAATTACAGTAATTACATTGATGCTAATTAGactgaaattacagaaacaggGGAGAGGCTATTTTAAACTGTTACTCAATGATTTTTATTTAGAAGACAGAAATGAGTGCAAAGACCCCATATAGGAGAGCGCACGGGTAAGCAACCAACAGCTGCTGCCCATCCATGGCCAACGCCGAGATGAAGATCTTTGAGGCTGAGAGACTGCACCAGCCAATGATTGATGCCGTTAGTATAATTCCCACCAAGCCCCTAAAGATGAcaagaaggaaggaggaagtTACCTTTAGCGGTTTTAACAGTTAGCTGAAGTAAACCTGCATTCATATGTTATATATTAAATGTACAGCTATTTGTGAAACTCCTATCAAAGAAGTGACATAGTCCAACACATTCATATCATACTTGAGCAGAGTTATTAGGCAACCGATGGACATTTTAAAGTTGTACAATACCATTACAACAAAACCCTAAACGGAGAATTCAAAACTACTTGAAAGTGTCTAGTAGGGCTGTACCGGTTCATGTATTTGAGACAAACTGTCGTGGTACTCAGGAGGGTCACGGTTCAGTGCACACAGCCAAGTTCAGCAACATGTGCTGAGGTTAGCACAACACGCTGATTTAAGTTTGAGTCAGTTACATTATGGCaaccagtattttttttaatttcaggcATTACAGAtgcttttcagttttatagcctGTTGAGACCTGTTGTCTTTTGGGAACACGTTTGTTCAGTGTTTATACAGCACAGAAGTGATTGAAGTGTTCCTTTATAATGAAAATAGTTTACCAAAGTTGCCAGTGGGCAGAATGTGTCAGTCCCCAGCAAGAGGATTTTGTCTGTCTTTGACACTTGCACTACTGTCTGCTCAAagtaaatgaaaacaattgtatccttttacatttgtttattcCCCCCCTGCTCTACTGAACTCACACCAAACCATGATTCCTAAACCTGAGTAGAAACAGAACCGTGGCTTCTGTGTACAGATTCACCCGTTGTCTAGTACTAGACAGTGTGTtgtacagaaagaaagaaagaaagaaagaatatgaaataaaagtccctaaataaaataaataagtgtgTACTTCTGCAATAAGTCCTGTAATAAATAGTGAAATCAATTTATTTAACTATATTGACTAattcatatatatttacatttatttatttatttatttcaggatGTATTTCATAGGCATATTTATTTgttcatgtatttattcatttatttaatattgaaaaaaacaggatttcATAGAAAAGCCTTGGCTTGATTAACAGGTTATATTGACATTAATTAACTTTACAGTTTTCATGTGTACTCACTGTAAAGAGAGGAGAACTCCAAAGCTGGAGAGGAGGATCATGGGCAGGAGGCAGTATCCCAGGACACTGGCCACACAGCCGAAGGAGACACCAGTCATGCTCATTAGGTTGAGTAGGCAGTACATCCCAAGGCAGCCAATAGCACTGATACCGTACACATAGCCAAACTGGATCTTACCGGACTgttaacagaaaagaaaagatatacAGCTTAGGGGTGTTGAAATGAATTAATGCATTGCAATGAGTGAGATGTGGATGATTCTGCATTGATGTTACTTGGCAATTTTCTGattgctgctttttttgtttttgccttttgtcttcTGTGTTCATAAGCcgctacattcaggaagtgtctgTTTTTGGACAGATgcaatacaatatatattattatatatctgACTGCTTTAATTTGTCGATGAAAACCATGTGAAGCAATATATAACAAATTATCAAATCGTTGACACGACAATTCCACAGGAGAGTTATACTCAgtaaacattactttttttctgccacatggcctCATTTTGTCagtgattacatcccacttttcAACACCCCCCGCTTTCATATagcatattgttacagccctagtatgtgtgtgcgtgtgtgtaaaaaaaaaaaaagtgttgcagGGTGTCAGTGCCAACGTCAACCAAATTATTTACCAGGAGAAGTGTTGCTCCGAACGCCAAACAGAAGACCATGGGGCCAGCCAGGTCGGTCTCATTCATGATGCTGCCGTCTGCTGCCTTCATTGGATGGAGCACCGTCAGAGTCTTCTGCCAGATGTGGTCAAAATTGATTCCTAATTCTAagacagagaaaacacacatcaGAAACACTGGAAGTAGGATCAAACACAAGTTAGTAGGGAAATAAATGACACAACTCAGTTTGCAAGAGTTGTACAGGACCTTGAAATAGGATAATGACGGAATAAAGATGAAAGAGATGAAATTGCATATAGTATGCACAACTGGTTTGCTATATAAACACAGGTCTCTCTTCCAGGAAGACTCAGACTTTTTAGTCAACCCTTTGCATAAGGATGTAGACAGAGAAGACATTAATGGGATAAAAGTGTGAATTCTTCTCAGAATAGCAATGAGGTGTGTATTTTCTAGGTCACACTCATTTAAGTCTACGTAGAGTGAATTAGTTTgcaaaaacaggattttttaaaaagtttgttACCGGTGGCGGACTTTTTTGACCATGCGGACACAGCATcgctctttcattccttcaaccagcttcttgaaaaggtcagTGTTGCGATGTTTGCGCATATCTAAAAACCTTTATGTATAAGTCttttataatgtttaaaagtagctgtatttttttttaagcatgcaTCTCTACAGCAGCCAGACTCACTTGAACTGCTGGCTGGTTGGTTTgctggttgttttgttttctgaataaTACTGGCATATCCCACGTCTTAATCGGATAATGCTAaatttgagaagaaaaaaataaaaaacctttttttgccGAATATATACAAacggaatatgctgtttacatgacctgaatcaaatttgaaaaaaatgtagtcaTTGAGACATAGCTGTGTGGTGGCACACATGTATTGACAAGTACAGGGATGGATACAATGAGAGCAATGGACACTGACCTCTATGTCAAAGTAGTCTCAGATGTATCAAACTGATTTAGTCTttagtttaagaaaaaaaaaattctgcatGAGAAATTTCAGTGTGAAAAGCAGTAACTGCAACCATCATACATGGAACCCTGGATGGCTTGTTTCAAATATTAGGCCACAACACAATGTAACTAACAGATCCGGGATGATAGTGTCAGGACTGCAGCATGTATGCCTATGAATATCAGGTCTGCCAATTTTACAATCACTTTGTCAGGTAGCCAACCATGATGATCGGGCAGTCGTTTCTCTTTTATCTACTCTCTTGCAGCTATGTAATTCTCGGACTCTGCTAGTGACTGCAACTGTTGAATTAAACTTATTCACTTAACTTACTAACTCACATTAACTTAAGATCACGTAGATTTATAGGTGAGGTTCACGTCCTACAAATGATACTGCAGATCCCTTTCCAAAGGTTTACTATGATTTTATATTTTAGGAATTCAACTGGCACCCTTGACTGTAAAAGTAACTTCAAATTTTTTCCAAGCTGGTAAACAGTTTGAGTAGTTACTATTTTCACTAGTGTTTACTTCGCCACTGTACTCCAAATTACCAGTCCAACAATGCATTCAATTTACAGTTTTGAGAAGCTGTGACAAGCTTGAGTTAAATGTTTTATCAATTATAGCAATTGAAATCACCtgacagaataataataaattataacaAATCATTTTAGCACAATTAACAATAAACATAGTGAAAAGTGTTATTTGCATTGTTGTCTGTGCTAAACTGAACTAGTCAGTTCCCTTGCAAAATATCTGCATTCCCGAGTGAGAATTATTATAAGAGAAGTGAGAGAAGTCATATGAGAGCCAAAGAAGGATATAGAAATCATAGACTACAGGTTGTGGTTTACCCACCTTCTAGCAGTGGTGGCTCATCGTCGAAGCCGCTGCTATACATGGATTGTGACGATGATGgggtgtaggtgtgtgtgggcTGGAAGATTTGTCCTGTGTATGGTTGCTGGGGCTGCATCATTCCTGGAGGAGTGTAACCCATGGGCTGGGAGTAGTCATACTGACTACCGTATGGCCTGGGAAATACATAATTATAATGTTCAACAGTACTCTTTGACGGAAAGgtttagggctgggcaatataacAGTAGATGACAGCAAAACGGTATAAAAATGTCTACCTTACTAAACATTTTCCACATTGCTTATTTTGAAAAACCAGCAGCTGAACTAAATTTTGGCAATATTTACCTCTTTGtcagtttaaaatacaaaatgttttcatattgGCAGCACTTTTTTAGTTTCCTTTGAGCCATATATTGCCtccaaaccccaaaaaacacaaaaaccttTTAGTAAACAAACAACATACGCTGCTCTTTTCTCCCACCGCTACTAAAATGTGATGACCGTGATAGCGCCGCTTGGCTCTGCACCAATTTGCTGACACCACAGGTTTAGTGTCATACACCGGCCCGGACTGGTGAAGCCGGAAATCAACCCGACTCTAGTTGTGATCCTTGCACGTCATATTAATTTTGCActaaagttgttaaaaaaatgaataaatactcaGTACTTTTCATTTGCTTGTCAAGTAGCCTATTCAATTCTCACATAAGTTTACAAAATGGGCTTTGCCATGTGGTTATTTCATATAGActataaatgtattaaaattagATTTGTATTAAATTACCAAAAGGCATAATAAATTAAGACATATAACATTTTCAAGATATGAAATTACCTAAATCAGGATGGACAATTTTAGCTATATTTCCCTAATTGTTTCATTGTATtaccctttttttaaagcagcaaaacactgcaaacttgCCCTTCACCTcaatcacaaacacacttaACAGATGTCAAATAAGGTATTCagcaaggcaacaaaatgctaGGTGGGTAAGTCTTCAGCAGCTGAAATGGCATAATAAGAGAATAATTAATGTTCTTGGAGGTGTTAACAGCTGAAGGAGCAACAGGCAAGGGGGGACTTTCTTTACTTACTTGTCGTAGGAGGTTTCAGCGTTGGGGTAGCCGTTGCCTGCCTGGCTTTGGTCATCTACACTGTAGCTGGACTGGTAAAAGTCTGTGTTGAAACTATCAAACCCTGCCATCTTTCACACTGTTAGAAACACAGGGGAAGAAACAGGAACACGACTAATCAGCTAGGTCGAATTATTTTAGCCTATAAAAAGGTGGTACAGAGGGTGTTGATTTAAAGATTTGAAATTCAAAGTACggttaattttaaaacaatgcCGTGTAATATCTTGGTAATATTCACTGCACTGTCTAGCTACTGTCAATTACTTAAAGTTAGTTAGTTAACGATAACGTTACCTCCGTTCGAATTTAACTGTGAGCtaaagtagctagctagctaacgtaaaTTAACCTAAGCTAGTCAGCTTTAACGTTAACGTTCCACACAACACCAAGATAACGTTTTATGTTGTTAGGTCTGCTATGagtctattattattattaactgtaAAAACTATCAAATGGCTACGCAATCCCAACCATCTGAAAAGGATAAGTTAACCAATCTTGTCAAAATACAATAGCTACTAGCTAATCGTTGGGTGGCTAACGTAACGTTACCGTTAACTTTGCTGTTAACGCTAGCTAGTTGGTAAGCTAGctattgctaacattagctataGCAGTTGTGGAGACCTGGCATGCATACCTCGCGCATGTCAGCAGTGGttttaatattgtatttaaCTTTTCTTACATAATCGttattattaaactatgaagcATCGCAAATGCTAACACATACCCGTGCTGTTTGACAAAACGAAGCAGAACCCTGCCAACTTGGTGCTACGTGTCAGGAGAAAGGTAAATCTTCCGGGATGAAACGTAGCCGACGGGAAGCCGTTAGCGAGATTGTTTGTGAAAATTGCCCTCAGCAGAAAGTATGTGGCGCAGTCTAAAGACGAGTGGTGGTATTACATAATATTTAACCAACTGCTTGATGTTACAAGCTAGGCTATTGAATGTCTGAAAATAGTAAATACTATCATTTGCGTCGTAATACAGTTTTCTGGTTGAAATAGTGCAGTGCTGAATGTTAAAGACATGTGCTGAAAAGGTCCCTCTAAATACAGTTTGTTTTGCCTGATTTTGAAATTATAGTTTTTAAAAGAGGGAGACATAATGGAAGCAGAAGTATTTAAATTGTAAAGGTCAAACCACTTGTTTAAGTAATTTCTAGTTTTATGGATGACCCTGATGAAAAACATACACTTGTAGCCGATACAACAAGGTCATACACTGTGTAAATATCAAATGAATAGGCTATTAAGTAGTATTGATGCAGACACTATGGTTTAAAGTAGGCTTGGAAAGGCTAAAAAAGTCACTTGTTACTGTGTGCAGAAACATAATAAGTCCCTTTTATAAATAGCCTATTCAGTTCTTCTTTTATGATtaataaacatatttaagatttaaaaacgAGTTGAATTCACAAAGAGATATGGTTAGACATTTCAAACTTGCCTACTGCTAGTTTTGCCCACCACTGGGTTCTGACCCATAGTTTGAGAAAACCATGGTCTAATGGTAACAAATAAAGACAGAGGTTGGAAGATGATTTAATAGGACAAGCGCTGGGCTCCTGGCAAGAACAAAGATAGTCCCTTTGATCAGGATGCAGAGGAGCAGATCAATCACTCTGCCAGTGCAGGGTAACTGCATCGCTAACAATTTCTGCATGTGGATCCGTTCTCTTTGATGATGActgataatataaaataataggCTGATGACCTCTGATGAGAGGTAATAGGGACGGATGGgaatgagagacagacagcattGCAGATGTGGGTTTGACCTTTAATGAACGGAAGAGTACAAAttagaaatagaaagaaaaaaaatcctctttgtTT comes from the Etheostoma spectabile isolate EspeVRDwgs_2016 chromosome 13, UIUC_Espe_1.0, whole genome shotgun sequence genome and includes:
- the yipf5 gene encoding protein YIPF5, producing MAGFDSFNTDFYQSSYSVDDQSQAGNGYPNAETSYDKPYGSQYDYSQPMGYTPPGMMQPQQPYTGQIFQPTHTYTPSSSQSMYSSGFDDEPPLLEELGINFDHIWQKTLTVLHPMKAADGSIMNETDLAGPMVFCLAFGATLLLSGKIQFGYVYGISAIGCLGMYCLLNLMSMTGVSFGCVASVLGYCLLPMILLSSFGVLLSLQGLVGIILTASIIGWCSLSASKIFISALAMDGQQLLVAYPCALLYGVFALISVF